GGCAGCTCTCGCGCCGGACCCAGCCGCGCTCCTCCAGCCGGGAGACGGCGTGCGACAACCGGCTCCGGGACGACAGCGACGAGTGCGCCAGCTCGCTCATCCGCAGCCGGTGGCCCGGGACGTCGGAGAGGCGGACGAGGATCTCGTAGTACGTGTGCGGCATACCGGCGTCACGCTGCAGCTGGCGGTCGAGCGCCTCGTTCAGCAACCGGTTGGCTTCGATGTACGCACGCCACGTGCGCTGCTCATCCGGGCTGAGCCACCGCGTCTCCGCCACGCCGACCACCTTCGCTCGCCCGCCTCCATCAGCGTCCCGAAGCCTAACCCGATCGCCGTGTCAGACCGGGTACTCGAGCGGGGCGTCTGTCACTGGTTCAGCATCCGACCCCACCGGGGATGAGCAGGGAACTTCTGTCACAGCGCCGACAGCCGCTCCGGGGCGTCGGCCGTACGCTGCCGACGTGACCGATCCCACCGCTCCACGGCCGCCCGGTTTTTCCGGATCTGAGCCGTTCAGCACGCCACCCGCATCCGGTCCGGGGTATCCCGGTTCGGGGCCTTCGTACCCGACGTCCGGACCGTCCTACCCGACCTCCTCCGGTGGTGCGCCGACCTCGGGTGGTGCGTACGGGGCACCGGGCGACTACGGCCCTCCCGGCAGTTACGAACAGCCCTACGGGCAGCCCAGCGGTTACGGACACCAGGGCGGCTACGGACAGCCGCCCTATGGCCAGCAGGCACCGTACGGACAGCAGCCGCCGTATGGTCAGCCCGGTCCTTACGGACAGCAGCCGCCGTACGGGCAGCAGGCCGGTTACGGCGCCTACCCGACCGCCAAGCCGGCCGACGACACGAAGACCTGGAACCTCGTTTCGCACTTCGGCGGCGTCGCCGGTGTGGCGATCGGCGGCACGGTCGCCGGGTGGGTGGCGCCGCTCATCGCGTACGCGTCGAAAGGGAACACGAACGCGAGCGTCCGCGCCCACTCAGTCGAAGCGCTGAACTTCCACATCACGTGGGCGGTCGCGAACGTCATCGCGCTGACGATCTTCTTCTGCGGCAGCGCGATCACGCTCGGGCTCGGCGCGATCATCCTCTGGGTGTTCCCGCTGGCGACGTTCCTGATCGCGGTGGTGTTCGGCATCATCGCCGGCGTCAAGGCCGCCAACGACGAACTCTACCGGTACCCGTTGTCGGTCCGGCTGATCAAGTAGCCGCCGCTCACGGCAGCAGGGCCCGCACCACCGCGTCGGCCAGCAGGCGTCCGCGCAGCGTCAGCACCGCCCTGCCCTCGCGGTGCGCCGCCTCCTCGAGCAGCCCGTCGGCAGCCGCCTGCCCGGCGGCGGCGCGCCCGGCGTCGTCCAGCACCGTCAACGGCAGGCCGTCGGCCAGCCGGAGCCGGAGCAGCACGTCCTCGACCCGCCGGTCCTCCGGCTCCAGCACCTCCCTGGCCTGCGCGGGTGAGGCCTTGACCGCCAGGCGGTCGGCGTACCGCGCCGGGTGGCGCACGTTCCACCAGCGGACGCCGCCCGCATGGCTGTGTGCCCCGGGACCGACGCCCCACCAGTCGCCGCTGCGCCAGTACAGCTCGTTGTGCCGGCACCGCGCGGCGTCGTCGGACGCCCAGTTCGACACCTCGTACCAGTGCAGCCCGGTCGCCGAGAGAGCGGCGTCCGCCATCAGGTACCGGTCGGCGAGCACGTCGTCGTCCGGAGCGGGGAGCACACCGCGGGCGATCTGCCTGGCCAGCCGCGTGCCGTCCTCCACGATCAGCGCGTAGGCGCTGACGTGGTCGACCCCGGCCGCGGTCACGGCTTCCAGCGAGGCCGCCCAGTCCTCGTGCGTCTCTCCCGGCGTTCCGTAGATCAGGTCGAGGTTGACGTGCGCGAAACCGGCGGCGCGGGCCTCCTGCGCGGCCTGTACCGCCCGCCCCGGGGTATGGCGCCGATCGAGGACGGCCAGCACGTGCGACCGCGCCGACTGCATGCCCAGCGAGATCCGGGTGAACCCGGCGGCCTTCAGCGCGGCGAGCGAGGCAGGGTCGACCGATTCGGGGTTCGCCTCGGTGGTCACCTCGGCGCCGGTGGTGAGCCCGAACACGTCGTCGATCCGGCCGAGGACCCGCGCGAGGTGGTCGGCGGGCAGCAACGTCGGGGTGCCGCCGCCGACGAACACCGTGTCCACCCTGGGCAGACCGTGCGGCGCCGCACCGAGCACGCTGCCCGCCAGATCGATCTCAGCGAGCGCGGCGTCCAGCCAGCTGTCGGCGTCGGTGCGGCCCGCGCCGCCCAGCTCACCCGGCGTGTAGGTGTTGAAGTCGCAATATCCGCAGCGGGCGGCGCAGAACGGCACGTGCACGTAGATCCCGAAGCCACGCTCACCGAGTCGTTCGAGCGCGCTCTCGGGGAGGTGGCCGTCGTCCGGGGCGGGTTGCCCGTCGGGCGGTGGTCCAGCCATCTCTCCAGTGTGTCAGGAGTTTTGCAGTGAGAGCGTCTTCCTGCTCACCGCAGGCTTACGCGGACGTCGTAGGCTCGGTGCCGGGCGTGTTTCGGTACCCGCCCACGAGCGTTCACAAACACACGGTGTTTCCCTAGGCGACGGCTGATTCCAGGGACGGAGGACGGCGGATGCGGAAAGCGGCCGTGATCGCGGTCGTGTTGGCAGCACTGGCCGCGGTGACCGTGATCAGCGTGTCGAGGCTCACCAAACTCCATGTGCCGTTCCTGTCCGACACCTGCCGCAGCTACGCCGCCGACAACGTGGTCCGGCTCGCCCCCGACCAGCTGACGCACGCGGCGACGATCGTGGCGGCGGCCGTGCGCCGCGATCTTCCCGAGCGGGCGGCCGCTATCGCGCTCGCCACCGCACTCCAGGAGTCCAAGCTCCGCAACCTCACCACCGGCGACCGTGACTCGGTCGGCCTGTTCCAGCAGCGCCCCTCGCAGGGTTGGGGCACGCCCGAGCAGCTGCAGGACCCCCGGTATGCCGCCGGTGAGTTCTACGAGCACCTGGTCAAGGTGCCCGGCTGGCAGAAGATGCGACTCACCGACGCCGCGCAGGCCGTGCAGCGCAGCGCCCATCCCGAGCTGTACCAGAAGTGGGAGGGCGACGCGTCGACGCTGGCCGCCGCGCTGCTGGGCGACGAAGCGGGCGCGGTCACCTGCCAGCTACGGCGTCCGCCGGACCGGGTCGGGCCGCAGGCGACCACAGCGCTGGTCGCCGAACTCGCCGCCGACCTGGGCAAGCTGACCGTCAACCCGAGCGTCGACGGCGACGTGCCGATCCTCACAGTCGCGGTGGGCGGCGGCGGCAAGTCGCGGCTGGGGTGGCAGTCCGCGCACTGGTTCGTCGCGAAGGCACACGAGTACGGCGTCCGGCGGGTGGCGTTCGCCGGTGACGTCTGGACCGCCGACAGCGGTAAGTGGCAGCGCGACACGTCCGCGCCCGGCGAGGCCTACGTCGAAGTCAGGATGGCCGCCGCGAGCTAGCCGGGGCGAGGAACTTGCGGGCCCGGTCGTGGAGCTCGGACGGCAGCTCGGGTGCTTCCAGGAGACGCGGCGCCAGGCTGCGCTCGCCGGTGAGCGCGCGGAACACCTCGCCGATCGTCACGCCGTGGCCGGGCCGGGAGATCACCCGGACCTCGTCGCCTGCCCCGAGTTCGCCTTCCTCGATGATCCGCAGGTAGGCGCCGGGCACCGCCCGATGGGTGAACCGCTTGATCAGGTCCGGCACGTCCCAGAAGCCGGCGAACGTCCGGCACGGGATCCGCGGCCGGCTGACCTCCAGCACCGTGCTCCCGACCGCCCAGCGCTCGCCGATCACCGCGCCGGTGCAGTCGACGCCGGTCGTCGAGAGGTTCTCGCCGAACGCGCCGAACGGCAGTTCCCGGTCGAGCTCGGCGGCCCACCAGGCCGCGTCCTCCCGGGCGTACGCGTAGACGGCCTGGTCGTAACCACCGTGGTTCTTCGTGTCGGCGATCACGTCGCCGACCAGCCCGACACCCTCTGCCCGCACCCGGCCGTCGACCGGACGCTTGTCGATGCCGGTGCTGCCCACGCTCTGGGTCCACGGGACGACCCGGAGGACGCCGATGTTGACGGACTGAACGGCGCCTGCCGCGGGGAGGATCATGCTTCGAGCCTACGGAGATAGGCGAGAACGGCCAGCACACGACGGTGATCGTCGGCGTCCAGCGGCAGGTCGAGCTTGGAGAGGATGTTGCCGATGTGTTTGGTGACCGCCGCCTCGGTGACGACCAGCGACCGGGCGATCGCGGCGTTCGACCGTCCCTCGGCCATCAGCGCGAGCACCTCGGCCTCCCGCGCGGTGAGCCGGTCGAGCGGGTCGGAGCGTCGGCGCAGCAGCTGCCGGATGACCTCCTGGTCGACCACCGTGCCACCGCTCGCCACCCGCGCCACCGCATCGGCGAAGTCGTCGACGTCACCGACGCGGTCCTTGAGCAGGTAGCCCACGCCTGCCCCGTCCGCGGTGTCGAGCAGCTCGGCGGCGTACGTCTGCTCGACGTACTGGCTGAGCACCAGCACCGGCAGCGTCGGACGCCTGGTGCGCAGCGTGACGGCGACCCGCAGGCCGTCGTCGGTGTGGGTCGGTGGCATCCGGACGTCGGTGACGACCAGGTCCGGCTGCGTCTCCTCGACCGCCGCGTCGAGCGCCGGTGCGTCACCGACCGCGGCGACGACCTCGTGGCCGTACCGGGTGAGCAGCGCGACCAGCCCTTCGCGCAGCAGCACGCTGTCTTCGGCCAGGACGATCCGGAGCACGGTGCTCATGTACGGCGACCCATCAGCAGGGAATCTCCACCCGCAGCAGCGTAGGGCCACCGATCGGGCTCACCAGCGTGAGGACCCCGTCCACCACCGAAACCCGGTCAGCGAGCCCGACCAGCCCGGTGCCCCGTGCGGCGTCCGCACCGCCGACGCCGTCGTCGATCACCTCGACGATCAGCCGCCCGTCGTCGATCCGGCCGCGCACGATGGCGCTGGCTGCGCCGCTGTGCCGGTCGACGTTGGTCAGCGCCTCGGTGACGACGAAGTACGCAGCCGCCTCGATCTCGCGCGGGAGCCGGCGCGGCGTGACGATCTCCACGGTCACCGGCACCGACGTCCGACTGGCCACATCGGCCACCGCCGGCGCGAGGCCGCGGTCGGTGAGCAGCTGCGGGTGCACGCCGCGGATCAGCTCGCGTAGCTCGCCGAGCGCCAGCTTGGCCTGGTCGTGCGCGGACGCCACCCGCCGCCCCGCGTCCGAGTCCGCGGGCAGGTCGAGGCGAGCCAGCCCGAGCTCCACGGTGAGCGCGACCAGCCGCTGCTGGGCGCCGTCGTGCAGGTCACGCTCGATCCGGCGGCGCTCGGCCTGGAACGCGTCCACCAGCCGGGCACGCGAGCGGGTCAGTGCCACGACCCGCTCGCCCGGCTCGGCATCCCGGCCGGCCAGCAGCAACCGGGTGAGCTGTGCCCGCCCGGCCGCCCAGGCCGTGACCGCGTAGGCGAACACGACGAGGAGGACCAGCCCGACGGGGACCAGCAGGAGAGCCTCGGTGGCGGTCTCGATCTCCCAGTCGGGCCCCATCTGGATCGTCCCGCTGCCCTCCGACTGGCCCGCGAGGACGATCAACGGTGCCGTGAGCAGAACACCCACGAGCGTGACAGCGATCGACAGCCCGATCATGTCTGCGATGCCGAGCACCGTGAGCAGCAGTGTGGCGGCCAGATCGCGCCAGGTGGCCGCCTCGCGGTACCGGTGGGTGAACCACGCCCAGGGGCCCGGCCGCGGCGGCGGGTGGTGCGGATCGACGATCGGCACCTCGTCGACCAGCCGGAGCCGCCACCGTTCGATCGGCGCCACGACCAGGCCGACGAGCGGGACGACCGCCAGGATGAGCAGCCCGAACATGAACAGCGCGAGCACCGCACCGGTCACCACGACCACGAACAGCCCGACTGCGACGACCAGGCCGAGCGCGCTGCCGGACACCAGGTAGACGAACCCTCGCCACGGCCACGACGACAGCAGGAACCGCCCCGGCGGGCGGGTCAGCGCCTGCCACGCCGTCCGGGGGCGTTCACCCCGGCCGAACTGCGATGTCCGTCCCGGTGGCGCGGCCACGGCCAGGGTGGGGCTGCTGCTGGTCATGTCACCGACGGTAGGTGCCGCCCTGCCCGGTGTCGGTAGAGCTGGGCCTACTACTCCCGGTCGAGCCTCCTAAACCGTCGTCAGATCCCACTGGATCTCCGGCAGGCCGGCGTCGGTCAGTGCCTTGTTCGTCGCGCTGAACGGGCGGGTGCCCAGGAAGCCCTTCGGGTTCATCGGGCTCGGGTGCCCGGCTTCCAGGACCACGTGGTTCGGGTTGGTGACCAGCGCGGCCTTCTTCCGGGCGTAGCTGCCCCACAGCAGGTACACCACCCGGTGGTCGAACGCGTTCACCGCCCGGATCGTCGCGTCGGTGAACTCTTCCCACCCCTTGTTGGCGTGCGAGCCGGGCTTGCCGCCGCGCACGGTGAGCACCGCGTTGAGCAGCAGCACGCCCTGCTCGCCCCACCCGGTCAGCTCGCCGCTGGTGGGCATCGCGCTGCCGACGTCGGCCGCCATCTCCTTGAACACGTTGCGCAGCGACGGCGGCACCCGCGTGCCCGCCCGGACGCTGAAGCACAGCCCGTGCGCCTGCCCCGGACCGTGGTACGGGTCCTGCCCGAGCAGCAGCACTCGCACCTGCTCGGGCGCGCAGAGCCGGTAGGCCGCGAACAGGTCGTCGACCGGCGGGTACACGGTCTGGTCGGCGTATTCGCGCTCGACGAACTCGCCGAGCGCCGCGACCCGCTCCCGGTCGAGGAAGGGCGTCAGCGCGGCCTGCCACGGCTCGGGCAACAGAGAGATCAAATCGAGTGCCATGCGCAGCACGCTAGGGCACCCGTACGACAGTTCGCGCACCGCCCATTGTGGAGTGGTGGAGCTGGCTCTACCACGAAGCCTCCGGTGGGCTGTGGTGATCGGCGGCCCGCATCGCGGTTGGCTCGGAGCATGCTCGCCACCGACCAGACCACCGCGGTCGCCGCCGCGCTCCATGGCGTCCGGAAGATCTACCGCACCCGGAGCCAGCGGGTCACCGCGCTCGACGGCGTCACGATCGTGTTCCCCGCGGGGACGTTCACCGCGGTCATGGGCCCGTCCGGTTCCGGGAAATCGACGCTGCTGCAGTGCGCGGCCGGGCTCGACTCCCCCACCGAGGGCACGGTCGAGGTCGCGGGCGTCACCGTCACCAAGCTCAACGAGACCCAGCGGACGCTGCTGCGCCGCGACCGGATCGGCTTCGTGTTCCAGTCGTTCAACCTGCTGCCGTCGCTGACCGCCGCGCAGAACGTCGAGCTGCCGCTGCGGTTGGCGCGCCGCCGCCCGTCCGGTGCTCAGATCCGGGACGCGCTGGCCGCCGTCGGGCTCGCCGACCGCGCCAAGCACCGCCCGACCGAGCTGTCCGGCGGGCAGCAGCAGCGGGTGGCGATCGCCCGTGCGCTGATCAGCCGCCCGGCGGTGCTCTTCGCCGACGAGCCGACCGGCGCGCTGGACAGCACCACCTCGCGCGAGGTGCTGACGCTGCTCCGCGGGCTGGTCGACCGGGAGCGTCAGACGATCGTGATGGTCACGCACGACCCGATCGCCGCCTCCTACGCCCACCGGGTCGTGTTCCTCGCCGACGGTCGTGTCGTCGGTCAGCTCGCCGACCCCACTGCCGACGCGGTCGCGGCCCGCCTCGCACATCTGGAGTCCTGATGCTCGCGCTGGACACGCTACGGAGCCGCTGGGCCGGGCTGCTCGGCACGATGGTCGCGGTCGCGCTCGGCGCGGCGCTGATCAGCGGCGCCGCGTCGCTGCTGGCCGCGGTCGGCGAGCGGGACGGCCTCGACACCGCGCTCACCCGGTACGCGGCGGCGCCGATCGTCGTGCAGGGCGCCCGGATGTCCGACGACCAGCTCGCCGACCAGCCCCCGCCGCCGCCCGGGCTGGCGCCGCGGTTGGCTGCCGTCCCCGGGGTGACGGCCGCGATCCCGGACGTCGTGTTCCCGGCGCAGCTGGACCGGGGCCCGGTCGAGGGGCGCGGCTGGTCGAGCGTGCGGCTGGCCGGGGCGTCGCTGGTGGGTGGTACTGCGCCCGCCGAGGGTGAGGTGGTGGTCGGACGGTCGTCGGGTCTGGCCCCCGGTGCGGTGGTGCGGCTACGGGCGGCGGACGGCGAGCACCGGCTGCGCGTCTCCGGTGTCCTCGATCGGCCCGGTTTCTACGTTTCCGACCGCGATGCGGCCCGGTGGGGAACGGTGCGCGCCGTCGGCCTTCTCGTCTCGAACGCCCCGGTGGACGCTCTGGCAGCGGCCATCCGGAAGGCGGTGGGACCGTCCGTCGTGGTCCGTACCGGCGACGATCGGCGGCTGGCCGAGCCGAACCCGGACCGTGTGCAGCTCGACGACGCAACCGCGCTGCTCGGCATCTCCGCCGGGCTGGCCGGATTTGTCGCGATCTTCGTGGTGGCCTCGACGTTCGCGTTCGCGGTCTCGCAGCGTCGGCGGGAGTTCGCGCTGCTGCGTCTCGTCGGCGCGTTCCCCCGGCAGGTACGGCGAATGGTCTACCTGGAGGCGCTGCTGGCCGGCGGTGCCGCCGCCGCGGGCGGGTCGCTGCTGGGCATCCCGCTCATGAGCGCCTACGCGTGGGGGCTGGAGCGGGCCGAGCTGGTGCCGTCGTCGTTCGCACCGGAGGCCCGGTTCTGGCCGCTGACGCTCGGGTTCGGCATCGGGCTGGTGGTCGCGCTGCTCGGGTCCTGGACCGCTGCCCGCCGCGCCGGACGCGTGTCGCCGGTGGAGGCCATGCGGGAGGCGGGCGTCGAGCGTCGTCCGATGACGTTGGGCCGTTGGTTCTGGGGGCTGCTGTTCCTCGCCGGCGCGGTGGCGATGATCGTGGTCGCCGGGTACGTCGAGGAGGAGGGCGCGATCGCGCTGACGGTCTTCGTCGGCGAGCTGTTCGTGGTCGCGTTCGCGCTGCTGGCGCCGGTGCTGCTGCCGCCGGTGATCCGGCTGGTCAGCTGGCCGCTGGCGGCATCGCGCGGAGCCGAGCCGCTGCTGGTGCGCCAGGGCGCGCTGACCGCGGTGCGCCGGGTCGCGTCCACGGCCGCGCCGGTGCTGGTCACGGTCGGGGTGGCCGGTTCGATGATCGGCGCGATCGCGACCCTGGCCCACGCCACCGACGCCGACCTGCGCGCCCGGCTGACCGCCGACGCCGTCGTGGTCGCGGCGTCCGGATCCGGCGTGGATGCGGGGGTGCCGGCCGCGGTGGCCGCTGCTGCGCCCGACGCCGTCGTGTCCGCCCCGCTGGCGACCACGGTGTGGGAGGTCGCACCTGCCGAGCCGGACGGGGCCGGCCGCCTCGGTCACGGGATCACCGGTGACGCGCTCGGCGTCGACCCGACGACGCTGCGCCGCACGCTGAACCCCGCGGTCGTCGCCGGGTCACTGGCCGACCTCCGCCCCGGCACGATCACCGTGCCGGACGCCACCGGTTTGGGCGTCGGTGACACGGTCGCGGTGACGTTCGCCGACGGGGCGACCGAACGGCTGCGGGTGGCCGCGGTGGTGTCCTCGCTCCAATCGACCAGCGTGCTCCTGCCGATCGACACGGTCCGCGCGCACGATCCGGCGGCGCTGGCACCCGCCGTGTACGTCCGGGGTTCGTCCCCCGACGCCGTCCGCGCGGCCGTCGGCGGGCTCGGTGTGGACGTGATCGATCGGGTCGCGTACGCCGACGCCCGGAGCGCGGAGGCGAACGAGGGGAACCAGCTGGCGCTGATCGCGTTGCTG
This Cryptosporangium aurantiacum DNA region includes the following protein-coding sequences:
- a CDS encoding ABC transporter ATP-binding protein; the encoded protein is MLATDQTTAVAAALHGVRKIYRTRSQRVTALDGVTIVFPAGTFTAVMGPSGSGKSTLLQCAAGLDSPTEGTVEVAGVTVTKLNETQRTLLRRDRIGFVFQSFNLLPSLTAAQNVELPLRLARRRPSGAQIRDALAAVGLADRAKHRPTELSGGQQQRVAIARALISRPAVLFADEPTGALDSTTSREVLTLLRGLVDRERQTIVMVTHDPIAASYAHRVVFLADGRVVGQLADPTADAVAARLAHLES
- a CDS encoding response regulator, coding for MSTVLRIVLAEDSVLLREGLVALLTRYGHEVVAAVGDAPALDAAVEETQPDLVVTDVRMPPTHTDDGLRVAVTLRTRRPTLPVLVLSQYVEQTYAAELLDTADGAGVGYLLKDRVGDVDDFADAVARVASGGTVVDQEVIRQLLRRRSDPLDRLTAREAEVLALMAEGRSNAAIARSLVVTEAAVTKHIGNILSKLDLPLDADDHRRVLAVLAYLRRLEA
- a CDS encoding sensor histidine kinase, encoding MTSSSPTLAVAAPPGRTSQFGRGERPRTAWQALTRPPGRFLLSSWPWRGFVYLVSGSALGLVVAVGLFVVVVTGAVLALFMFGLLILAVVPLVGLVVAPIERWRLRLVDEVPIVDPHHPPPRPGPWAWFTHRYREAATWRDLAATLLLTVLGIADMIGLSIAVTLVGVLLTAPLIVLAGQSEGSGTIQMGPDWEIETATEALLLVPVGLVLLVVFAYAVTAWAAGRAQLTRLLLAGRDAEPGERVVALTRSRARLVDAFQAERRRIERDLHDGAQQRLVALTVELGLARLDLPADSDAGRRVASAHDQAKLALGELRELIRGVHPQLLTDRGLAPAVADVASRTSVPVTVEIVTPRRLPREIEAAAYFVVTEALTNVDRHSGAASAIVRGRIDDGRLIVEVIDDGVGGADAARGTGLVGLADRVSVVDGVLTLVSPIGGPTLLRVEIPC
- a CDS encoding FtsX-like permease family protein; its protein translation is MLALDTLRSRWAGLLGTMVAVALGAALISGAASLLAAVGERDGLDTALTRYAAAPIVVQGARMSDDQLADQPPPPPGLAPRLAAVPGVTAAIPDVVFPAQLDRGPVEGRGWSSVRLAGASLVGGTAPAEGEVVVGRSSGLAPGAVVRLRAADGEHRLRVSGVLDRPGFYVSDRDAARWGTVRAVGLLVSNAPVDALAAAIRKAVGPSVVVRTGDDRRLAEPNPDRVQLDDATALLGISAGLAGFVAIFVVASTFAFAVSQRRREFALLRLVGAFPRQVRRMVYLEALLAGGAAAAGGSLLGIPLMSAYAWGLERAELVPSSFAPEARFWPLTLGFGIGLVVALLGSWTAARRAGRVSPVEAMREAGVERRPMTLGRWFWGLLFLAGAVAMIVVAGYVEEEGAIALTVFVGELFVVAFALLAPVLLPPVIRLVSWPLAASRGAEPLLVRQGALTAVRRVASTAAPVLVTVGVAGSMIGAIATLAHATDADLRARLTADAVVVAASGSGVDAGVPAAVAAAAPDAVVSAPLATTVWEVAPAEPDGAGRLGHGITGDALGVDPTTLRRTLNPAVVAGSLADLRPGTITVPDATGLGVGDTVAVTFADGATERLRVAAVVSSLQSTSVLLPIDTVRAHDPAALAPAVYVRGSSPDAVRAAVGGLGVDVIDRVAYADARSAEANEGNQLALIALLGVALLYTGLAIVNTLLMATFDRRQELALLRLSGATPRQGVRVVAGEAVLVVLVGVGMAVAATVFSLLGLANALGRSVEDAAPVVPWGSIGVSALVCLALALGATVLPAWSLLHRPAAG
- a CDS encoding MOSC domain-containing protein, translated to MILPAAGAVQSVNIGVLRVVPWTQSVGSTGIDKRPVDGRVRAEGVGLVGDVIADTKNHGGYDQAVYAYAREDAAWWAAELDRELPFGAFGENLSTTGVDCTGAVIGERWAVGSTVLEVSRPRIPCRTFAGFWDVPDLIKRFTHRAVPGAYLRIIEEGELGAGDEVRVISRPGHGVTIGEVFRALTGERSLAPRLLEAPELPSELHDRARKFLAPASSRRPS
- the hemW gene encoding radical SAM family heme chaperone HemW → MAGPPPDGQPAPDDGHLPESALERLGERGFGIYVHVPFCAARCGYCDFNTYTPGELGGAGRTDADSWLDAALAEIDLAGSVLGAAPHGLPRVDTVFVGGGTPTLLPADHLARVLGRIDDVFGLTTGAEVTTEANPESVDPASLAALKAAGFTRISLGMQSARSHVLAVLDRRHTPGRAVQAAQEARAAGFAHVNLDLIYGTPGETHEDWAASLEAVTAAGVDHVSAYALIVEDGTRLARQIARGVLPAPDDDVLADRYLMADAALSATGLHWYEVSNWASDDAARCRHNELYWRSGDWWGVGPGAHSHAGGVRWWNVRHPARYADRLAVKASPAQAREVLEPEDRRVEDVLLRLRLADGLPLTVLDDAGRAAAGQAAADGLLEEAAHREGRAVLTLRGRLLADAVVRALLP
- a CDS encoding DUF4870 domain-containing protein, whose protein sequence is MTDPTAPRPPGFSGSEPFSTPPASGPGYPGSGPSYPTSGPSYPTSSGGAPTSGGAYGAPGDYGPPGSYEQPYGQPSGYGHQGGYGQPPYGQQAPYGQQPPYGQPGPYGQQPPYGQQAGYGAYPTAKPADDTKTWNLVSHFGGVAGVAIGGTVAGWVAPLIAYASKGNTNASVRAHSVEALNFHITWAVANVIALTIFFCGSAITLGLGAIILWVFPLATFLIAVVFGIIAGVKAANDELYRYPLSVRLIK
- a CDS encoding MarR family winged helix-turn-helix transcriptional regulator, with protein sequence MAETRWLSPDEQRTWRAYIEANRLLNEALDRQLQRDAGMPHTYYEILVRLSDVPGHRLRMSELAHSSLSSRSRLSHAVSRLEERGWVRRESCPTDGRGALAVLTDEGFAVLKAAAPAHVEEVRKRLIDRLTPEQVAQLGEIARTICEGLTDTAAARV
- a CDS encoding uracil-DNA glycosylase, coding for MALDLISLLPEPWQAALTPFLDRERVAALGEFVEREYADQTVYPPVDDLFAAYRLCAPEQVRVLLLGQDPYHGPGQAHGLCFSVRAGTRVPPSLRNVFKEMAADVGSAMPTSGELTGWGEQGVLLLNAVLTVRGGKPGSHANKGWEEFTDATIRAVNAFDHRVVYLLWGSYARKKAALVTNPNHVVLEAGHPSPMNPKGFLGTRPFSATNKALTDAGLPEIQWDLTTV